In a genomic window of Alteromonas gilva:
- a CDS encoding tetratricopeptide repeat protein, translating into MKQTLSKSLLSLAVTGLLLTGSATLVSSMLATSAVAQEQKASDKPTRRTPALRSKVYEQLARAQTAADGGNLPEAIDILDLVKSKTDSMNSYELAMMYNFYGFIYYNDEQYDKALANFAEVVKQQPIPESFEMSTLFSLAQLNLMQGNYAASIDYLERWEALNTGAIPPKNLVIKAQAYYQNKQYAEAADFITQAIKGHEEEGMIPDEGWLILQRAVFYELKQPEKVKDVLVKMVKLFNEPKYWIQLAGMYGELGEEKKQLAIMEAAYQQGYVTSAADIFNLAQLYYYHKAPYKGARLMEQALNDGVLEKNLRNLKFLGQTWTLAKEQDKAVPVMAKAASLADDGELDAQLAQIYLNMEKWDNAITAADNALNKGELRNPGIPYLIKGMALYNKKQYATALDVLAEAEKYQSSRGMAQQWSKFVESEKSSSEQIQAELGS; encoded by the coding sequence ATGAAGCAAACACTTTCTAAATCCCTGTTGTCTCTGGCCGTTACGGGTTTACTGTTGACCGGCAGTGCGACTCTGGTTAGCTCGATGCTGGCAACCAGCGCTGTCGCGCAGGAGCAAAAAGCCAGTGACAAGCCCACCCGGCGCACGCCGGCGCTGCGTTCTAAAGTCTACGAGCAGTTAGCTCGTGCTCAAACCGCGGCCGATGGGGGCAATCTGCCAGAAGCGATAGACATTCTGGATCTTGTAAAAAGTAAAACCGATTCGATGAACAGCTACGAGCTGGCCATGATGTATAATTTTTATGGTTTTATTTACTACAATGACGAGCAATACGACAAGGCACTGGCGAACTTTGCCGAGGTAGTTAAACAACAACCTATCCCGGAAAGTTTTGAAATGAGCACCCTGTTCAGCCTGGCACAGTTAAATCTGATGCAAGGTAATTACGCGGCCAGTATTGATTATCTGGAGCGGTGGGAAGCGCTCAACACCGGCGCAATACCGCCTAAAAATCTGGTGATCAAAGCGCAGGCGTACTATCAGAATAAACAGTATGCTGAAGCCGCTGACTTTATTACACAGGCCATTAAAGGCCATGAAGAAGAAGGCATGATCCCCGACGAAGGCTGGCTTATTCTGCAACGCGCCGTTTTTTACGAGCTTAAGCAGCCTGAAAAGGTCAAAGACGTGCTGGTTAAAATGGTCAAACTGTTTAATGAGCCGAAATACTGGATCCAACTGGCCGGTATGTATGGTGAGTTAGGTGAGGAGAAAAAGCAGCTGGCGATAATGGAAGCCGCTTATCAACAGGGGTATGTAACCTCTGCAGCCGATATCTTTAACCTTGCTCAGCTGTATTACTACCATAAAGCACCGTATAAAGGCGCGCGCTTAATGGAGCAGGCGCTCAACGATGGCGTGCTGGAGAAGAATCTGCGAAACCTTAAGTTTTTGGGGCAAACCTGGACATTAGCGAAAGAGCAGGACAAAGCGGTGCCGGTGATGGCAAAGGCAGCCAGTTTAGCCGATGACGGTGAGCTAGATGCACAGTTAGCGCAAATTTATCTCAATATGGAAAAATGGGATAACGCGATTACTGCGGCGGATAATGCCCTGAACAAAGGCGAACTGCGTAATCCTGGCATCCCGTATCTGATAAAAGGCATGGCACTGTATAATAAAAAGCAGTATGCCACAGCGCTCGATGTGCTGGCCGAAGCCGAAAAGTACCAGTCGAGTCGTGGTATGGCTCAGCAATGGTCGAAGTTTGTAGAGTCAGAAAAATCCAGTAGCGAGCAAATTCAGGCTGAATTAGGCTCCTAA